In the genome of Dyadobacter fermentans DSM 18053, the window TCGCCGGGCGTAAGTCCCGCCCTGTCCAATGCCTGCCGCGACGCCGCGGCGGCCATGCTGTAATTCGTATCTTTTCCGAATTCGAAATACCGGCGCTCCCGGATGCCTGTCCGCTCGCGGATCCATTCGTCGGAGGTGTCCATCCACTGGGTAAGGTCGTCGTTGCTGATAATGTTGTCGGGAACGTAAAAGCCCAGACCGGTAATGCGGGAAAATGCCATGCTATCGAATCGTCCGGCACTGCCGGAGGTAGCAGGCAGTAACGAACTGTTTTAAATCTAAAATGATGTTTATAAGCAACATACATTGCCGGAAATACTACAAAAATGCAATAAAAAGTCCTGTCAACCAATTCAAATGCGCTTTTTCCTGGCGTTGTCACCGACCGAAAGCAGCACGTAAACGATCAATATCGCAGGAATAGCGAGGAATTTGAGCGTAGCGAGCAGTAGCACCGTCAGACCGATGAGGATAAACCGCGCTTCATTTCCCTTCCATCCGAAACTTTTGAATTTCAGGGCAATCAGCGGCAGTTCCATCACGAGCAGGTACGACATCACCACGCTGATGATCAGCAGATTATTGGTATTAATAATGATATTTTTCCAAAACTCTCCCTCCGTATGCACGATCAGCGGCAGTGAGGCAATGAGCATTGCATTCGCTGGGGTAGGCACGCCGATGAAGGAATCGGACTGCCGGGGATCGTTATTGAACTTCGCCAGCCGGATCGCCGAGAAAATGGCGACAATGAATGCGGCGTAGGCTTTCCAGATGCCGAACAGGTCGGGAATGCTTTGCATCAGCAGCTGGTACATGATGATCGAAGGCAGCACACCAAATGTCACCACATCGGCAAGCGAATCGAGGTCGCGGCCGATAGGGGAGGTCACTTTGAGGAGGCGGGCAATGAATCCGTCGAGGAAATCGAAAATCAATGCAATGCCGATGAGCACGCAGGAAAGCAGGAGGTTGTTATGGAATGCTTCCACCACGCCGATGCAGCCGCAAAGCAGGTTTCCGCAGGTAAGCGCATTGGGAATGTTGCGACGGATCATAGGGCGCTATTTGAAAAACGGGTTATGTTTTTTCTCAAAACCGATCGTCGTAGGCTCCATATGGCCTGCGTACACCTGGTAATCGTCGGGCAATGTGAAAAGTTGCTCCCGTATACTGCGCAGCAATGTGGCATGGTCGCCGCCGGGAAGGTCGGTGCGGCCGATGCTCATGCGGAACAGCACATCGCCGCCGATAACCAGCTTGTCGGCATCGCTCACAAATGCAACATGCCCGGGAGCGTGGCCGGGTACGAAAATGATTTTAAGCGAAGTATTCCCGAATTCGATGGTTTCGCCTTCGCGGATGAATGTATCGATCTCCGGCTCTTCAAAAGTGGAGAAGCCATAGTTGGAAGCGTAGGATTTTACGGCTTTCAGCACGGGCTCTTCGAGTTTATGCAATGCAAATGGAATGCCGTATTTCCGTTTAAGCGCTGCCACGCCCAGTACGTGGTCAATGTGCGCGTGTGTGTTCACGATCTGAACGGGTTTCAGACTGTGCGCGTCCACGTAGGCCACGAGTTCATTCAGTTCCGACCGGTCGTAGCAGCCCGGGTCGATGATGATCGCCTCGCCGGTTTCGTCGTGAAGCAAATAAGTATTTTCAGAAAATGGATTGAAAACAAACGTTTGTACCTGTACCATTCCGGTAGGTTTATGTGGGTTAAAGATTAGGGGCGAATTTACAAAACACTTTACAGTTCTTTGAATCTCGCGATAATGCGGTCGAAATAGAAGATGGTCGTATCCTTAAAATCGGAATCAGTCCCGGCATAAAACCATATTTCGCCCTTGTTATTGGCGGTAACCGTCACCGGCTGGCCGTCGTTGGTGTACCGGAGCGAGCTGTAATAGAGCCTGTCGGGGCGGGTGCTGGCAATGCTGCCGGAGAGCAGCACGTCCTTGCCGATCTGCTTGCCCGTGCCTTTGTCGAGATTGAACGTGTGGATGCCCGATACCAGCCTGGTCACCGGCTCTAATTGTGATACACCGGCTTTGAAAGTCACCTTTTCTACCGCGCTGTTCGGGCCGTCGGCAATGTAGTTCGTCGCCAGGTCGACCTGTAACACCATTTCATAGGGACTGTTGGGTGTGAAACCGGTAACTCGTTTTTTGATATAACTGAACATATTTCCCTTCGAATACCTCGACAAAATGCGGTAGCCGTATTGTGTCGTGTCCAGGCCGCGGGGCAACAATGTCGTGGCGAAAACCGTATCCA includes:
- a CDS encoding MBL fold metallo-hydrolase, giving the protein MVQVQTFVFNPFSENTYLLHDETGEAIIIDPGCYDRSELNELVAYVDAHSLKPVQIVNTHAHIDHVLGVAALKRKYGIPFALHKLEEPVLKAVKSYASNYGFSTFEEPEIDTFIREGETIEFGNTSLKIIFVPGHAPGHVAFVSDADKLVIGGDVLFRMSIGRTDLPGGDHATLLRSIREQLFTLPDDYQVYAGHMEPTTIGFEKKHNPFFK
- the pssA gene encoding CDP-diacylglycerol--serine O-phosphatidyltransferase, with the translated sequence MIRRNIPNALTCGNLLCGCIGVVEAFHNNLLLSCVLIGIALIFDFLDGFIARLLKVTSPIGRDLDSLADVVTFGVLPSIIMYQLLMQSIPDLFGIWKAYAAFIVAIFSAIRLAKFNNDPRQSDSFIGVPTPANAMLIASLPLIVHTEGEFWKNIIINTNNLLIISVVMSYLLVMELPLIALKFKSFGWKGNEARFILIGLTVLLLATLKFLAIPAILIVYVLLSVGDNARKKRI